A single Cucumis melo cultivar AY chromosome 4, USDA_Cmelo_AY_1.0, whole genome shotgun sequence DNA region contains:
- the LOC103486498 gene encoding heavy metal-associated isoprenylated plant protein 5, with the protein MGEAKVEEPAAKNESEKKPAAPVPAPAPAAVPVATDSGAKKEDGGAITAIYKIDMHCEGCAKKIKRAVRHVKDVESVKADCGANKLTVIGKMDVVAVKQKLELKTKKKVELISPQPKKDAPAAAAAAPAAAEKKADEKKPEEKKAPEEKPKESTVVLKIRLHCEGCIQKIRRIILKINGVHSVDLDGVKDLVTVKGTMDVKQLEPYLKDKLKRNVEIVPPKKEEPAGEKKKEESPAPAAPAGGGEKKKEEAGGGGEKKEKEGGGGEKKEAGGGEKKEKEGGGEKKEGESKPAPPPAAEGGGAKPAEVVNKFEYYGGYPYQPLYYEAPMQYQSYSMEANPSYYYNHNYGYNNHGYVDHRYDVVPMDPHFPHHMQNDQPQMFSDENPNACSVM; encoded by the exons ATGGGAGAG GCAAAAGTTGAAGAACCGGCCGCTAAAAATGAATCCGAGAAGAAGCCGGCGGCACCTGTACCGGCTCCGGCTCCGGCGGCTGTACCGGTAGCCACGGATAGCGGAGCTAAGAAAGAAGACGGCGGAGCAATCACCGCCATATATAAAATCGACATGCATTGCGAAGGGTGTGCGAAAAAGATTAAACGAGCTGTCCGACATGTAAAAG ATGTTGAGAGCGTGAAGGCGGATTGTGGAGCGAATAAGTTAACTGTGATTGGTAAAATGGATGTTGTTGCTGTAAAACAGAAATTGGAGCTTAAGACCAAGAAGAAAGTGGAACTTATTTCCCCTCAACCCAAAAAAGATGCCCCCGCCGCCGCGGCCGCCGCTCCTGCCGCTGCCGAGAAGAAGGCCGATGAGAAAAAGCCTGAAGAGAAGAAAGCTCCTGAAGAAAAACCCAAAGAG AGCACTGTCGTTTTGAAGATCCGGCTACATTGTGAAGGTTGCATCCAAAAAATCCGCAGAATCATTTTGAAAATCAACG GAGTTCATTCGGTGGATTTGGACGGAGTCAAAGATTTGGTTACCGTTAAAGGAACAATGGATGTGAAGCAACTCGAGCCGTATCTCAAAGACAAACTCAAAAGAAACGTCGAAATTGTCCCACCCAAAAAGGAAGAACCTGcgggagaaaagaaaaaggaagaatccCCTGCTCCCGCCGCACCGGCTGGTGGCGGcgaaaagaagaaggaagaagccGGTGGCGGTGgggagaagaaggaaaaggaaggCGGTGggggagaaaagaaagaagccGGTGGAggtgaaaagaaagaaaaggaaggcgGTGGGGAAAAAAAAGAGGGTGAATCGAAACCGGCACCACCACCCGCTGCGGAGGGCGGCGGAGCAAAACCGGCGGAAGTAGTGAACAAGTTTGAATATTACGGCGGATATCCATACCAACCACTATACTACGAAGCACCGATGCAGTACCAAAGCTACTCAATGGAAGCTAACCCGAGTTACTACTATAACCACAACTATGGTTACAATAACCATGGTTACGTAGACCATAGATACGACGTCGTCCCAATGGACCCTCATTTTCCCCACCACATGCAAAACGATCAGCCGCAGATGTTCAGCGATGAGAATCCCAACGCTTGTTCCGTCATGTAA